The Kitasatospora sp. NBC_00374 genome has a segment encoding these proteins:
- a CDS encoding tetratricopeptide repeat protein — protein MAAQKEPNDRLRDAISATNWTYEALASAVRRVAAENGETLRTNKSAVAHWIDGARPSGQVGQYLAEALSRRAGRSVTLVEIGLAAAEESLAASADPVLAATNLGRADVDRRRFLAVAAFTAAGVAMPLSYDHEAVSRLLRARAGVSLAGEAEVEVVRQITAVFSAADERLGGGHGLTTVTAYLADTAAPMLSGRFPSEKVRRQAFGAVAELAYLAGWKHHDLGQEGAAQHYYQVGYQLACEADPKGHAGWMMRALAHQALSLKQPHHCVDLIENALGRSLGHVDGQTEALLHITHARAYAATGEKTAAAKALLAAEDALTRHTEPQPSFSLVSGPAAGTVASHTARTLTDLSDHVGTEQQHRAALVRWDAEKYRRVHVLTYADLGDSLAAQTRADEAIATWSQAMDLMEGMSSDRTRKAVSSIRPSLAIYRGRGVPGAAELERRARDALI, from the coding sequence GTGGCCGCGCAGAAGGAACCCAATGACAGGCTTCGGGATGCGATCTCAGCAACCAACTGGACCTACGAGGCCCTCGCGTCCGCCGTCCGCCGGGTAGCTGCCGAGAACGGCGAGACTCTGCGTACCAACAAGTCGGCCGTCGCCCACTGGATCGACGGAGCCCGCCCCTCAGGCCAGGTCGGCCAATACCTTGCTGAAGCCCTGTCCCGCCGGGCGGGACGATCGGTCACCCTCGTCGAGATCGGCCTCGCGGCAGCCGAGGAGTCCCTTGCCGCCAGCGCCGACCCAGTGCTCGCCGCCACAAACCTGGGCCGCGCCGACGTCGACCGCCGGCGCTTCCTCGCCGTCGCGGCGTTCACCGCCGCCGGGGTTGCGATGCCCCTGAGCTACGACCACGAAGCCGTCTCCCGCCTCCTGCGAGCGCGCGCAGGTGTGAGCCTGGCGGGTGAGGCAGAGGTCGAGGTTGTCCGTCAGATCACCGCCGTCTTCAGCGCGGCAGACGAACGCCTTGGGGGCGGCCACGGTCTCACCACCGTGACTGCTTATCTTGCCGACACCGCCGCGCCGATGCTCAGCGGGCGCTTTCCGAGTGAGAAGGTCCGGCGACAAGCCTTCGGCGCGGTCGCCGAACTCGCCTACCTCGCAGGTTGGAAACACCACGACCTAGGCCAGGAAGGCGCTGCCCAGCACTACTACCAGGTGGGTTACCAGCTCGCTTGCGAGGCGGATCCGAAGGGCCATGCCGGCTGGATGATGCGGGCACTTGCCCACCAAGCCCTGAGCCTGAAGCAGCCTCACCACTGCGTCGATCTCATCGAAAACGCACTCGGCCGGAGCCTCGGCCACGTCGACGGCCAGACCGAAGCCCTGCTGCACATCACCCACGCTCGCGCGTACGCAGCCACCGGAGAAAAGACAGCCGCCGCGAAAGCCCTCCTTGCCGCCGAAGATGCCCTGACGAGGCACACCGAACCGCAGCCCAGCTTCTCCCTGGTCAGCGGACCCGCCGCCGGTACCGTCGCCAGCCACACCGCCAGGACCCTCACGGACCTCTCCGATCACGTCGGCACCGAGCAACAACACCGGGCCGCTCTCGTCCGCTGGGACGCCGAGAAATACCGACGCGTCCACGTGCTCACGTACGCCGACCTCGGAGACAGCCTCGCTGCGCAGACGCGCGCCGACGAGGCCATTGCGACCTGGAGCCAGGCCATGGACCTCATGGAAGGTATGTCCTCGGACCGCACCAGAAAGGCCGTCTCCTCCATCAGACCCAGCCTGGCGATCTACCGTGGACGCGGAGTTCCAGGGGCGGCCGAGCTGGAACGTCGAGCCCGAGACGCCCTGATCTGA
- a CDS encoding ATP-binding protein, producing MPAAWFVVPASPSIVAPLRRRVLAALRAWGIRLDEETAGDVAVVVSELVTNSVIHAGGDLVTIAVHASRDRLLIEVYDASPQVPAPGVADREDTSGRGLFLVEALARCHGSSPTPRGKKAWAELNISPRPAPSGGPSEPALTAEHRRAGLARTI from the coding sequence ATGCCTGCCGCATGGTTCGTTGTTCCCGCCAGTCCCTCGATCGTCGCTCCCCTACGCCGCAGGGTGTTGGCCGCCCTCCGTGCTTGGGGGATACGGCTCGACGAGGAGACGGCGGGCGATGTCGCGGTAGTGGTCTCCGAGTTGGTAACGAACTCGGTGATCCACGCTGGTGGGGATCTCGTGACCATCGCGGTTCACGCCAGCCGCGACCGTCTGCTCATCGAGGTGTACGACGCCAGTCCTCAAGTCCCGGCACCTGGTGTCGCCGACAGGGAGGACACCAGCGGGCGCGGTCTCTTCCTGGTGGAGGCGCTCGCCCGATGCCATGGCAGCAGCCCCACCCCGCGCGGCAAGAAGGCCTGGGCCGAGCTGAACATCAGCCCGCGGCCGGCGCCGAGCGGCGGGCCGTCTGAGCCTGCGCTCACGGCCGAACATCGCCGCGCCGGTCTGGCCCGCACGATCTGA
- a CDS encoding cupin domain-containing protein, whose amino-acid sequence MTAEQFSVVERLGGDDFLARTLGRSFKVARGDAVSLTELMNWDDLNAILTHHRFEPPRFRLAAGGEQVPAHMYSRPIVTRRSTVWNQLQPAELHKRLAEGATLVLDAVDELHPGIGALAGQLERWLRTGVQVNLYASWTSTEGFGVHWDDHDVVVVQLDGAKRWRIYGPTRTAPMHRDVDMPAPPQEKPVADLVLTAGDVLYLPRGWWHAVAASEGQHSLHVTCGLQSTTGADLVTWLSEILRAHEAVRADIPRFGTAEEQRAFLDTIGKLVAAELESADLITRFSSARDATERARLVPSLPHITAAPPEADLRVRLVTTRPSLAAGPEGAVRLTAGGEQWTFAAKAEPLLALLADGRSHRLADLAQAADITLAQVAGLVTELVDGQVAAIGGWQ is encoded by the coding sequence ATGACCGCCGAGCAGTTCTCGGTGGTTGAGCGTCTGGGCGGGGATGACTTCCTCGCCCGGACGCTCGGCCGCAGCTTCAAGGTCGCACGCGGCGATGCCGTGTCACTCACCGAACTGATGAACTGGGATGACCTCAACGCCATCCTGACCCATCACCGGTTCGAACCCCCTCGCTTCCGACTCGCCGCCGGTGGGGAGCAGGTGCCGGCGCACATGTACTCGCGCCCCATCGTCACCCGGCGAAGCACAGTCTGGAACCAGCTCCAGCCCGCCGAGCTGCACAAGCGGCTCGCCGAAGGAGCCACGCTGGTCCTGGACGCCGTCGACGAACTCCACCCCGGAATCGGCGCTCTGGCCGGTCAACTGGAGCGCTGGCTGCGAACCGGCGTGCAGGTCAACCTGTACGCCTCCTGGACCAGTACCGAGGGATTCGGCGTCCACTGGGACGATCACGACGTGGTGGTCGTCCAGCTCGACGGCGCGAAGCGCTGGCGCATCTATGGACCGACCCGTACCGCGCCCATGCACCGCGATGTCGACATGCCCGCGCCGCCGCAGGAGAAGCCCGTCGCCGACCTGGTGCTGACCGCCGGCGACGTGCTCTACCTGCCTCGGGGCTGGTGGCACGCCGTCGCTGCCTCGGAGGGCCAGCACTCGCTGCACGTCACGTGCGGACTGCAGAGCACCACGGGTGCCGACCTGGTCACCTGGCTGTCGGAGATCCTGCGCGCTCACGAGGCCGTCCGGGCGGACATCCCGCGCTTCGGCACCGCCGAGGAGCAGCGGGCCTTCCTCGACACCATCGGCAAACTCGTCGCCGCCGAGTTGGAGAGCGCGGACCTGATCACACGGTTCTCCTCAGCCCGCGACGCCACTGAGCGGGCCAGGCTCGTTCCGTCTCTGCCGCACATCACGGCGGCTCCGCCAGAAGCGGACCTGCGGGTGCGTCTCGTCACCACGCGGCCCTCGCTCGCGGCTGGACCAGAGGGCGCCGTCCGGTTGACCGCCGGCGGCGAGCAGTGGACGTTCGCGGCCAAGGCCGAGCCACTCCTCGCGCTCCTCGCCGACGGGAGAAGCCACCGGCTCGCCGATCTCGCGCAGGCCGCAGACATCACCCTCGCGCAGGTGGCCGGCCTCGTAACGGAGCTGGTCGACGGCCAGGTCGCCGCGATCGGGGGTTGGCAATGA